One stretch of Acidobacteriota bacterium DNA includes these proteins:
- a CDS encoding citrate lyase ACP has translation MGEARIKPASAGPAGEHVRSDLNVRFEPTSEPLAVELFSKVDYLYGEVIDNAVRRVTDAFGVTTGRITVTDAGALEWVILARTESCLRRAGLDGPPVLPNPAPGADAPRRRSRLRRSRLYIPGNQPKLMISGGLYGADGIILDLEDSVPPAEKDTARLLVRNALIALDWGQSERMVRINQGPLGEEDLDAVAIHNPHTVLLPKVETEELVSATAETLQHLAGEGAAFLMPILESPRGIHRAFEIASADPSVVALTLGLEDLSAELGAPRTTDGSESFLARQTTVFAARAAGIQPIASVFSDIEDEGGLAAYVRRERGLGFDGIGCIHPRQIPVVHREMTPSESETERAVRVVRAAREAEEQGLGAVAVGSKMVDPPVVQQAFRTVELAVAGGLLAKDWDAEG, from the coding sequence ATGGGTGAGGCCAGGATCAAACCGGCTTCCGCGGGCCCCGCGGGAGAGCACGTGCGCTCGGACCTCAACGTGAGATTCGAGCCGACTTCCGAGCCGCTGGCTGTCGAGCTGTTCTCGAAGGTCGACTATCTCTACGGTGAGGTGATCGATAATGCGGTCCGTCGAGTCACAGACGCCTTCGGCGTCACCACGGGGCGGATCACGGTCACGGATGCGGGAGCGCTCGAGTGGGTGATTCTCGCCCGCACCGAAAGCTGTCTTCGCCGTGCTGGACTGGACGGGCCGCCGGTTCTGCCAAATCCGGCGCCCGGGGCGGACGCTCCTCGTCGGCGCTCCCGGCTTCGCCGCAGCCGTCTCTACATACCCGGCAACCAACCCAAGTTGATGATTTCGGGCGGCTTGTACGGCGCCGACGGCATCATCCTCGATCTCGAGGACTCGGTCCCGCCGGCCGAAAAGGACACCGCCCGCCTACTCGTCCGCAACGCCCTGATCGCCCTTGACTGGGGGCAGTCGGAGCGAATGGTGCGGATCAACCAGGGGCCGCTGGGCGAAGAGGATCTCGACGCCGTAGCCATCCACAACCCGCACACGGTGCTCCTGCCGAAAGTGGAAACGGAGGAGTTGGTCAGTGCAACGGCGGAGACGCTCCAACACCTCGCAGGAGAAGGTGCAGCATTCCTGATGCCGATCCTCGAGTCGCCCCGGGGTATCCACCGTGCCTTCGAAATCGCGTCGGCGGACCCCTCCGTCGTCGCCCTGACTCTCGGTCTCGAGGATCTGTCGGCAGAGCTCGGCGCGCCACGAACAACCGACGGCTCCGAGAGCTTCCTCGCCAGACAGACGACGGTCTTTGCGGCGCGCGCGGCGGGCATTCAGCCCATCGCCTCGGTCTTCTCGGATATCGAAGATGAGGGTGGTCTTGCCGCATATGTGCGACGTGAGCGCGGCCTCGGGTTCGATGGTATTGGCTGTATCCATCCGCGCCAGATCCCGGTCGTTCATCGTGAGATGACGCCATCCGAGTCCGAAACCGAGCGCGCTGTTCGAGTCGTGCGGGCGGCTCGCGAGGCCGAGGAGCAGGGGCTGGGAGCCGTCGCGGTCGGCTCGAAGATGGTGGATCCACCGGTCGTGCAACAGGCTTTCCGCACCGTGGAACTCGCGGTGGCGGGCGGCTTATTGGCGAAGGACTGGGACGCGGAAGGGTAG
- a CDS encoding citrate lyase subunit alpha (citrate-ACP transferase, the alpha subunit catalyzes the formation of (3S)-citryl-CoA from acetyl-CoA and citrate): MAMKLERNAAGRMVPVEVNGRASIPYQGFGNHRPDGVKAAPRIASCVDYPADGDKRVSSLKEALEKVGLTDGMVVSTHHHLRNGDAVGNLIFDAAAEIGARDLMWFPSASFPVHANQIGHLDSGVIHHIEGSMNGPLGAYCSAGKMRGLGVLRSHGGRWQAIQDGEVHIDVAVIAAPTADSFGNANGLRGPAACGLLGFALADSIYAEKVIVVTDNLVPFPCLPWQIQGNNVDAVVEIGSIGDPSKIVSGTTRITQSPDRRRIAELAARFCAEAGIMRDGFSFQAGAGGTTLAFAMYLAQLMRDAGVTARFARGGSTQHMVEMLDEGLIEFILDGQTFDLDGVRSMREDARHQDTSPFTSYNFHGKGNFASMVDVAVLGATEVDLEFNGNVVTHSDGRLLHGIGGWQNCLAARCAMLLVPSFRDRIPVIVDEVTTLCGPGELIDVVVTERGIAVNPRRQDLLDAVAGSKLPIRPIGDLKAELDRICGVPAKPALTEEPVAVVKWVDGTVIDTVWRVD, from the coding sequence ATGGCAATGAAGTTGGAACGAAACGCTGCCGGACGGATGGTCCCGGTGGAGGTGAACGGCCGGGCATCCATACCGTATCAGGGGTTCGGAAACCACCGACCCGACGGGGTGAAGGCCGCTCCACGAATCGCGAGCTGCGTCGACTACCCCGCGGACGGTGACAAGAGAGTGTCTTCTCTGAAAGAGGCGCTCGAAAAGGTCGGTCTGACGGACGGCATGGTGGTTTCGACGCATCACCACTTGCGCAACGGCGATGCCGTTGGAAATCTCATCTTCGATGCCGCCGCCGAAATCGGGGCCAGGGACCTGATGTGGTTCCCCTCGGCCTCCTTCCCGGTTCACGCCAACCAAATCGGACACCTCGACTCCGGCGTGATCCACCACATCGAGGGTTCGATGAACGGTCCGCTCGGAGCCTATTGCTCGGCCGGCAAGATGCGCGGGCTCGGAGTGCTGCGTTCGCACGGGGGGCGCTGGCAGGCGATCCAGGATGGGGAGGTCCACATCGACGTGGCGGTGATCGCCGCCCCGACCGCTGATAGCTTCGGCAACGCCAACGGGCTCCGAGGTCCGGCAGCCTGCGGCCTGCTCGGTTTCGCGCTCGCCGACTCGATCTACGCCGAGAAGGTGATTGTCGTGACCGACAATCTGGTGCCTTTCCCGTGCCTGCCGTGGCAGATCCAGGGCAACAACGTCGATGCTGTCGTGGAGATCGGGTCGATTGGCGACCCCTCGAAGATCGTTTCCGGCACGACCCGGATTACGCAGAGTCCTGACAGGCGCCGAATCGCGGAGCTTGCGGCGAGGTTTTGCGCCGAGGCCGGCATCATGCGCGACGGGTTTTCGTTTCAGGCGGGGGCGGGTGGCACGACCCTCGCCTTTGCCATGTATCTCGCCCAGCTGATGCGCGACGCGGGCGTTACCGCGCGTTTCGCGCGAGGCGGGTCGACGCAGCACATGGTGGAAATGCTCGACGAGGGTCTGATCGAGTTCATTCTCGACGGCCAGACCTTCGACCTCGACGGTGTGCGATCGATGCGCGAAGACGCTCGTCACCAGGACACTTCCCCCTTCACCTCGTACAACTTCCACGGCAAGGGCAACTTTGCGTCGATGGTCGACGTCGCGGTACTGGGCGCGACCGAGGTCGATCTCGAATTCAACGGCAACGTCGTGACCCACTCCGACGGTCGCCTTCTGCACGGCATCGGCGGATGGCAAAACTGCCTCGCCGCCCGCTGCGCGATGCTGCTGGTGCCGTCGTTCCGCGACCGAATCCCGGTGATCGTCGACGAGGTCACCACCCTCTGCGGACCCGGCGAGCTCATCGATGTGGTGGTGACCGAACGGGGAATCGCGGTCAATCCACGCCGCCAGGATCTCCTCGATGCCGTTGCGGGGTCGAAGCTGCCAATCCGGCCGATCGGTGACCTCAAGGCAGAGCTCGATCGGATCTGTGGCGTACCGGCCAAGCCGGCGCTCACAGAGGAGCCGGTGGCGGTGGTCAAATGGGTCGACGGCACCGTCATCGACACCGTCTGGCGCGTCGATTGA
- a CDS encoding glycosyltransferase family 2 protein, producing the protein MKLSVVIPVYNEEGTLSALLDKVAMAPLPDPVEALEIVAVDDCSSDGTWSVLEAWVPPGRGDQRPATMKRERHQVNRGKGAALRTALSAATGDVLLIQDADLEYDPAEYPVLLQPIIDGFADVVYGSRFLGGPHRVLFFWHYLGNQFLTLLSNMFSDLNLTDMETCYKVFVRQVLDRLTLKSDRFGFEPEFTAKVARLGVRIYEVPISYHGRTYAEGKKIGWQDGVSAIWSILRFNLWDR; encoded by the coding sequence ATGAAGCTTTCAGTGGTGATTCCGGTCTACAACGAGGAAGGGACGTTGAGCGCCCTCCTCGACAAGGTTGCGATGGCGCCGTTGCCAGACCCGGTCGAGGCGCTAGAAATCGTCGCGGTCGATGACTGCTCATCTGACGGAACCTGGTCGGTGCTCGAGGCATGGGTACCACCGGGTCGTGGCGACCAGCGCCCGGCGACGATGAAGCGCGAGCGCCACCAGGTGAATCGGGGCAAGGGTGCGGCCCTGCGGACCGCGCTCTCCGCCGCCACTGGTGATGTGTTGCTGATTCAGGATGCGGACCTCGAGTACGACCCGGCGGAATATCCGGTCCTGCTGCAGCCGATCATCGACGGGTTTGCAGACGTGGTCTACGGCTCGCGCTTTCTCGGTGGACCGCATCGAGTTTTGTTCTTCTGGCATTACCTCGGCAACCAGTTCCTGACCCTGCTGTCCAACATGTTCTCCGACCTCAACCTGACCGACATGGAGACGTGTTACAAGGTATTCGTGCGGCAGGTCCTGGACCGCCTCACACTGAAGTCGGATCGTTTCGGTTTTGAACCGGAATTCACCGCCAAGGTCGCCCGCCTCGGAGTGAGGATCTACGAGGTACCGATTTCCTATCATGGTCGGACCTACGCCGAAGGGAAGAAGATCGGGTGGCAAGACGGCGTGTCGGCGATTTGGTCGATTCTGCGCTTCAACCTCTGGGATCGATGA
- a CDS encoding isocitrate/isopropylmalate dehydrogenase family protein, translating into MTKRSVIVMPGDGIGNVVLPEALRVLEAAGFEANWIEAGIGWKHWIAEGNPLPEETVDLIAEHKVALFGAITSKPKDKAAAEIRPELRDKGLVYFSPIVGLRQRFDLDVSIRPCITFPGNPLNFIRRGADGGTEEPRVNAVIFRQNTEGLYGGVEWTNPPDQVWEALDTHPKFRAFRDVPREDLAVSTRIFTRAKCRRICKEAFAYAAAHGYGSVTVCEKPNVIRETSGMMLAEARKVHQEYPQIQLWDTNIDAQMMWLTKNPEDYGVIVAGNMFGDIISDGFAGLVGGLGFAASANIGQEVGVFEPTHGSAPKYADLDPSIVNPIAMVLSAVMMLDWLGEAEIATRIRNAVAAVIASGEVRSYDMLKLRGGPDAITQGAATTTQMTDAIIASL; encoded by the coding sequence ATGACGAAACGATCCGTGATCGTGATGCCCGGCGACGGAATTGGAAACGTGGTGCTCCCGGAGGCCCTGCGAGTGCTCGAGGCAGCCGGATTCGAGGCCAACTGGATTGAGGCGGGTATCGGCTGGAAGCACTGGATCGCGGAAGGCAACCCTCTTCCTGAGGAGACGGTCGACCTGATCGCGGAGCACAAGGTAGCGCTCTTCGGCGCGATTACGTCGAAGCCGAAGGACAAGGCTGCGGCGGAAATCAGACCGGAGCTCAGAGACAAGGGCTTGGTGTATTTCTCGCCGATCGTCGGTCTGCGTCAACGCTTCGATCTCGATGTGTCGATTCGGCCGTGCATTACCTTCCCTGGAAACCCGCTCAACTTCATTCGCCGGGGCGCCGATGGCGGTACGGAGGAGCCCCGGGTCAATGCGGTGATCTTCCGCCAGAACACCGAGGGCCTCTACGGTGGAGTCGAGTGGACCAACCCCCCGGATCAGGTATGGGAGGCCCTCGACACGCATCCGAAGTTCCGCGCCTTCAGAGACGTCCCGCGAGAGGACCTGGCGGTGTCGACCCGAATCTTCACCCGTGCCAAATGTCGTCGAATCTGCAAAGAGGCGTTCGCCTACGCTGCAGCCCACGGTTACGGCAGCGTCACGGTGTGTGAGAAGCCAAACGTTATCCGCGAAACCTCGGGCATGATGTTGGCGGAAGCCCGGAAGGTCCATCAGGAGTATCCGCAGATTCAACTGTGGGACACCAACATCGATGCCCAGATGATGTGGTTGACCAAGAACCCCGAGGATTACGGTGTCATTGTCGCCGGCAACATGTTCGGTGACATCATTTCCGACGGCTTTGCCGGACTCGTTGGCGGACTCGGTTTCGCGGCCTCCGCCAACATCGGTCAGGAGGTCGGAGTCTTCGAGCCGACCCACGGCTCCGCGCCGAAGTACGCCGACCTCGATCCCTCGATTGTGAATCCGATCGCCATGGTGCTGTCGGCGGTTATGATGCTCGATTGGTTGGGCGAGGCCGAGATCGCGACCAGGATCCGAAATGCGGTGGCAGCCGTGATCGCGAGTGGTGAGGTGAGGAGTTACGACATGCTCAAGTTGCGTGGCGGGCCGGACGCGATCACCCAGGGCGCGGCGACCACGACCCAGATGACTGACGCGATCATTGCGTCGCTCTGA